ACGACGATGATGCCGCCGATATCGCGGAGGCGTACCTGACGCGCGATCTCGCGCGCCGCTTCCATGTTCGTCTTAAAGACAGTGTCCTCGAGTTTCTGTTTCCCGGTGAACTTCCCCGTGTTCACGTCAATGGTGGTAAGCGCTTCGGCCTGATCGATAATAATATATCCGCCGCTGGGGAGCCAGACCTTCTTGCGCAAAGCCTTCTCTATCTGCGCTTCGAGATCGTACTTTTCGAAGAGAGGAACCGATCCCCTGTAGAGCTGGACGCGCGACTTGAGTTGCGGGGCCAGATTATCGAGAAGGTTGAGGACGGTGTCGTAGTCGGGCTTCGAGTCGATGATGAAGCGGTCGATGTCATCATTGAGCACGTCGCGGACGACGCGGGCAACCTGTCCGAGATCCTGATGCAGTTGAGAAGGGGACGGCATGCTTTCCATCCGGCGGACAATCTTCTGCCACAGCCCGGTGAGATATTTGACGTCGGCCGCTATCTCTTCCTTCCCCTTGCCCACGCCCAGCGTTCGGACAATCAAGCCCAGGTTCTGCGGGCGCACGTCGGCCGCTATTTTTCGCAGGCGGTCGCGCTCTTTCTCATCCTCGATTTTCCGGGAAACGCCGACGTGATTGACTGTCGGCATCAGTACGAGGTAGCGTCCCGGCAGCGAGATGTAATTGGTCAGGCGCATTCCTTTTTGGCCCATGGGCTCCTTGACGACCTGCACCATGATCTCCTGCCCGCGCTTCAGCATGTCTTCGATTCGCAGTTTGCGCCTCCGTTTGGAGCGGGGGCGATATCCCTCCTCTTCGACCTCGTCATCGAAATCATAGTCATCGAGGACATCGGTCACGTCGGAGACGTAGAGAAAACCGTTCTTCCCTTGCCCGACGTCAACGAAAGCCGCCTCGATGCCGGGAACGACGCTTTTGACTGTTCCCTTGTAGATGTTGCCGACGAGGTGGCGCTCAGTGGTACGCTCGATGAAGAGCTCGGTCAGCTGGGCATTCTCCAGCAACGCGATCCTCGTCTCGCGCGAATCCACGCTGGCCACCAGTTCCCGGAGGAATTCCTTTTGCGTCTTACCTGCTTTCCTTAATTTCCTCCTCTTGTTCTTTCGCATTCTCCATCCTTAAAGGGCGGCCACTAAATCTCATTTCCGTTCGTACTATATGCAAACATTTCGCTTCATCCGGGGAAAGATGCAATACCGCCTGGGCCACTTCCGCTGCGCTGCAGGAACCACGGCCGCCTAGGGTAATTTCCATCCGCAGCCACCGGCCGTCCGCCCGGGTCTCCGTCCTCAGATCCTTCACGAACTGTTTCACGTCGATAATATCGCTTGTATCCTTGCGCACCCGTTCGATCAGTGCGGTTTCTTTTGCGCAAAATTCTTCGATATCTTTACCAACTTCGGTTGGTTCTCTTTTTAATTGTACCATATACAGTGCAGAAGTTGCACTGGAAAGACGTGGGGAAGAAGGATCAACGGGTGCGAGTGCGAGCAAATCGAGCCCTTCCGGCAAGA
This Candidatus Abyssobacteria bacterium SURF_5 DNA region includes the following protein-coding sequences:
- a CDS encoding Rne/Rng family ribonuclease — its product is MRKNKRRKLRKAGKTQKEFLRELVASVDSRETRIALLENAQLTELFIERTTERHLVGNIYKGTVKSVVPGIEAAFVDVGQGKNGFLYVSDVTDVLDDYDFDDEVEEEGYRPRSKRRRKLRIEDMLKRGQEIMVQVVKEPMGQKGMRLTNYISLPGRYLVLMPTVNHVGVSRKIEDEKERDRLRKIAADVRPQNLGLIVRTLGVGKGKEEIAADVKYLTGLWQKIVRRMESMPSPSQLHQDLGQVARVVRDVLNDDIDRFIIDSKPDYDTVLNLLDNLAPQLKSRVQLYRGSVPLFEKYDLEAQIEKALRKKVWLPSGGYIIIDQAEALTTIDVNTGKFTGKQKLEDTVFKTNMEAAREIARQVRLRDIGGIIVVDFIDMEKASNRQKLLKELEEAFKSDRTKVYVLGITELGLVQMTRKRVKLSLTPSLCEPCPYCGGTGWVKSATTTRIQALRQLERQCRENGRRALTLTAHKDVIEQLREREGDTLAKLEKQHGRKIQLKASPDCHLEFFSIIETGAGELLES
- a CDS encoding DUF2344 domain-containing protein — translated: MWTYRLKYAKRGRIRFISHLDVMRALVRALSRTGLPLVYTEGFNPRPKITMGAALPLGYESEAEYVDFTFAHAFSVTMVKDRLAPLLPEGLDLLALAPVDPSSPRLSSATSALYMVQLKREPTEVGKDIEEFCAKETALIERVRKDTSDIIDVKQFVKDLRTETRADGRWLRMEITLGGRGSCSAAEVAQAVLHLSPDEAKCLHIVRTEMRFSGRPLRMENAKEQEEEIKESR